One part of the Prionailurus bengalensis isolate Pbe53 chromosome B2, Fcat_Pben_1.1_paternal_pri, whole genome shotgun sequence genome encodes these proteins:
- the GUCA1ANB gene encoding putative uncharacterized protein GUCA1ANB isoform X2 codes for MSQDSKKPSAPSQEPKTPSGKKLKFPRPPLSQSWKRDREQTLAAAYVPVVVDPKGQSLDKLRFKFYTSQYSNSLNPFYTRQKPTCGYLYQRDMDHTRKCFDVPPANLVLWRS; via the exons ATGTCCCAG GACTCAAAGAAACCCTCAGCACCCAGCCAGGAGCCGAAGACACCATCGGGCAAAAAGCTGAAGTTTCCACGCCCTCCCCTGTCCCAGTCGTGGAAGCGGGACCGCGAGCAGACCCTGGCGGCGGCCTACGTGCCGGTGGTGGTAGACCCGAAGGGGCAGAGCCTGGACAAGCTTAGGTTCAAGTTCTACACCTCCCAGTACTCCAACTCCCTGAACCCCTTCTACACCCGGCAGAAGCCTACCTGTGGCTACCTGTACCAGAGGGACATGGACCACACCCGCAAATGCTTTGACGTGCCTCCTGCCAACCTGGTCTTGTGGCGCTCCTAG
- the GUCA1ANB gene encoding putative uncharacterized protein GUCA1ANB isoform X1, with amino-acid sequence MSRDSKKPSAPSQEPKTPSGKKLKFPRPPLSQSWKRDREQTLAAAYVPVVVDPKGQSLDKLRFKFYTSQYSNSLNPFYTRQKPTCGYLYQRDMDHTRKCFDVPPANLVLWRS; translated from the exons ATGTCAAGG GACTCAAAGAAACCCTCAGCACCCAGCCAGGAGCCGAAGACACCATCGGGCAAAAAGCTGAAGTTTCCACGCCCTCCCCTGTCCCAGTCGTGGAAGCGGGACCGCGAGCAGACCCTGGCGGCGGCCTACGTGCCGGTGGTGGTAGACCCGAAGGGGCAGAGCCTGGACAAGCTTAGGTTCAAGTTCTACACCTCCCAGTACTCCAACTCCCTGAACCCCTTCTACACCCGGCAGAAGCCTACCTGTGGCTACCTGTACCAGAGGGACATGGACCACACCCGCAAATGCTTTGACGTGCCTCCTGCCAACCTGGTCTTGTGGCGCTCCTAG
- the LOC122489518 gene encoding guanylyl cyclase-activating protein 1, translating into MGNVMDGKSVEELSSTECHQWYKKFMTECPSGQLTLYEFRQFFGLKNLSPSTSQYVEQMFETFDFNKDGYIDFMEYVAALSLVLKGKVEQKLRWYFKLYDVDGNGCIDRDELLTIIRAIRAINPCSDTTMSAEEFTNTVFSKIDVNGDGELSLEEFIEGVQKDQMLLDTLTRSLDLTRIVRRLQNGEHEEEGEGAGGGETEAAG; encoded by the exons ATGGGCAACGTGATGGATGGTAAGTCGGTGGAGGAGCTGAGCAGCACCGAGTGCCACCAGTGGTACAAGAAGTTCATGACCGAGTGCCCCTCCGGCCAGCTCACCCTCTACGAGTTCCGCCAGTTCTTCGGCCTCAAGAACCTGAGCCCGTCCACCAGCCAGTATGTGGAGCAGATGTTTGAGACCTTTGACTTCAACAAA GACGGCTACATCGACTTCATGGAGTACGTGGCGGCGCTCAGCCTGGTCCTCAAGGGGAAGGTGGAACAGAAGCTGCGCTGGTACTTCAAGCTCTACGACGTCGATGGCAACGGATGCATCGACAGAGATGAGCTGCTCACCATCATCCGG gcCATCCGAGCCATTAACCCCTGCAGCGACACGACCATGAGTGCAGAAGAGTTCACCAATACAGTGTTCTCCAAGATTGATGTCAATGGGGATG ggGAACTGTCCCTGGAGGAGTTCATCGAGGGCGTCCAGAAGGACCAGATGCTCCTGGACACGCTGACACGGAGCCTGGACCTCACCCGCATCGTGCGCAGGCTCCAGAACGGCGAGCAcgaagaggagggggaaggggccgGCGGCGGGGAGACTGAGGCGGCAGGCTGA